The region TAACTTCTGAAAGAGTTTTAGAGTGAGGACAAAAATGATCAAGAGAAGAAGTTTCAACACGAATTGAAACCGTATATTAGTTCCAGTATGCAATAATCGACTCTGTGGGTAATGATATTCCTTCCATGCAAAAAGAATCGAGGTATCCATGACCAAAGGGATACCATAACCAAGAAGCTGAATAACTAACATCACAACAGAAATGAGAGGAGTGGCGTCCATATTTCGATCGACGTAATAGAGTTGACTCAACAAACAAGCTGCGGAAGTTAAAAGAACAAATATACGTAAACTAGCCTCAAAATTCAGGCGAAACTTCACCTCCTTGGAGTTGTCTCAATATGGAATCAGAAATGTTTCTAAGTTAATTCGATTAAAATAAAATGGATCTTCTGGATTCCGCAGACTAGCAATGGATAACCTAGCAGTAGGATTTATCAACCACCTAGTAGTCTTGGAGGAATACTGTACCTTAACTTCTATCAAACAATCCATATTGCTCTCATTCTGGCTATGAACTTCCCTGCAGCCTACTGTATGCATCACCCCCCTGGATGCATCATATATTGGAAGATTTGTGCGACATGACTAAAGTACTTCTCTGTAAGAGTTAGTTATGCTGAGACATTCAAAAGTATCTCTTGTTTATCAGAAGCAAGAAAAGATGGAACTTTACTTTCTTCTTGGCAACTATGCTCCCTTAGAAATGGCCAATGACGTCCGAACAAATGACCTAATGAGAGGACCTCGAGTGTCATAAACGTTTTGGAGATAGTTTGTTCCACATCGCATGTGGAAGAGCTTTAACCTGGAAAGAAAGCTCATCagataaagaagagaggagTGTTAAGTTTCTGTCGTCTTCAATGCCTGCAAATCTGTGGATTATTTTCCTAATCCCCATATTGTAAATGTTGTCTTTCTGGATAAAGGCACTTACCACCTCAATTTTTGTAAACCTGTAAGATAAGTAGGATTTACTGTACTAGTGATACCTGTTCCAGATGTCCAGAGGACGGAGTTCCTTTTTAAACCGTAAAGGAACATAGGTTTCTTTTATGCTAGAGATGGTTCCGGTGAGAATATTTCGTTGAGTGATTGAAAATGTGCCTGGTAAGTACAAGCATATTCGCGAATCACATCCATTAGCATCATTCTCTAGTCCAATGCAACCAACCATGCAGAGTTTACCAGTGGAAGAACTCCATGTTCCTTCAGCAGAAATCGTCATTCCAGAAAGACCGGTTCTTGCTCCTGAATACAAGCGATCTTCTGAAGGAGAGAGCGCTCTGAAAACAGCAGAAATTTGTGCAGTCTTAGGGGAATTGGTTTCTGGTAAGCAATGCAAATCTGTAATTAAGAGCTTAAACTTCTTGGACATAGCTTTCTTGCCTTCAGTCTCCCAGTCACGGACAAATGGTCCTAGATTCGAGTCAACGTCAAATGTTTCAGAACCAAATTTTTTAAGAACTTTACAAAACTCTGACGCTTTGTGGACTCGGATTCTGTTGTTGTCAGGAAGTTCATGACATGAATATGGATTGCAAGCTCTAGATGCAAGTTGCTCAGATACAAAATGATACTTCAAGTCATAGCTCAGCTGTGAAGAAATTTGGACCTTGTCGAAATATTTAGGATCTGACTTCTTATTTAGACTTCTCATCTCACCAAGAATCGCTCTGCTAGTCAAACTGAAGATCTGAGGGTATCGAAGAACAAGCACTATCCGATCATCCTTCATGAAAGAATGCTCAAAACTTTTCTTGCAGCTGTATTTCGAGGACAATTCATAGGGATCTACCGAACTTTCTGAAAATGGAGACACTGAAGTCCCTAATAGACACATCAGGCGGTCTCCTCCTTTGGCTTCCTCAACGTAGAGTCCTTCAAAAACGATTGTCGAATCAGAGTAGCCATGGCTTGTATGGAACCAAGGAGACCATCTTTGTGGAATGTCCGAAAGAGTCCTGTTCCGTGTAATTGCCATGGATAAGATTCCACAAATACCCAGTACATCATCTGCTTGCCGGTCAAAATCCATGCCCATTAACCAGAATGATGAAGCTAGTTTCAGCGTGGAACCTGTTGGGATCGAATAACAAGGTGTCATGCGGAAGCTAACAATTACAAACATTGAATAACGATAAATCAGACAATAAAGAGAATTATACTAAAGGAGGTATAACTTTAATATGATTTGGTCGATTAATCTACATATGAGAAAACTAATTATTAAAACTATCGAGATTACATGATTCTTTAATGACTGAATGTTACTGTGTTCTTGTGTGAGAAAGAAAAATCCTCGTTTTTTAGAAATCTAAAATTTCTCCTCAAGAAAAGGATAAATATGGAAGAGTTCTCTTCCACCAAGAAAACTTTTTCCACCAAAAAATCCTTTTTGTAAGTAAAACATAATTATGGTAAAATTCAAATAAGATAGAAAATTCAAGGCAAATCCTAATACCAGAGAAGTTCTTTGGCATATCACTCTCATCAAATGGCATCAGTGGCACACTACCAGCTTCTTGCACCCAGTCTCCATTCTGAAAAGAGAGATCTTTAGATATACCATATATTTTATCATTTCCAAGCTTCATTTTAGATGACACAGACAAAATAGGCTTGCACTCTCTTTCAACTTCTGCGAGGCGTTTAAATTTGCAAATGCTTTTGACCTCCTCATGTTCTTCTGGAGGGTCATAATCTGAAAATGATTGGGCAGAAATCAACAAAACCATTAAGATAGCCAGAACTAGGAAGCGGTgaaatgaaagaagaattgCCATGTTAAAGAAGGAAATCTTTTTCTTCAGGTGGAAAACAAAAGGCTCATAAATTTCCTACTTATTAAGGAAATTTTAGAAGTATTGAGTGATATCTGCAACCAAACAAAGATTAGACTTGGTGTCTTCATAATTACatttatttatgtaattttcctTTGATAAAGACATATGAGAATCTTGCGTGAAACCAAGTCAACGATTATTACAAATTTCCAGAGCCTGCAGATTAAAGAAAGGCAATACATAAAGCCAAATAAATCAACATCAAGAAACActaacgttttttttttctctcttactGGATGGTATATCAGGAGAATCAATGTCTTTCAATGGTGAGTCATGCTCAAAGTAAAAAATTCAGAACTATGAAAAGAATATGTAGTGTAACATTTGGAAGAAATCTCCTAAATCAAAAAGCACTTACTTTTTAATACTTCATTACTATACTATGAACTCTTAGTTCAAATCCATTAATGAAAAAACAGGTTTCAATGTCATTAGACAGGACAAAACAAGCAGCCCAGTTACCTCCTTTCCTATTGTTGTCAGTTGTCGTGACTTGTAAGTGAGATGCATTACAAAACTATCTAGGAAATGTCGATTATGAGATAGCTATATATAGCTTAAGAAAGTAACAGCTCTATTGGAAAGGAGATACAATCGGCCATGTGGAAAGCACTTTTGTATTGATTTCCAGTAAAGATttatcatatgaacatatacaACTTCTCAATAAAAAATATGAGATATGTTTCTCCAGAATAGCCTTAGTGATGGAGTCTAGTTTCATCAATGCTTCAATTTCGATCTCCAGAACCCAGTAGGAATTCTGCATGTTTCTCCATAATAGCCTTGGTGATGGAGTCTAGTTTCATCAATGCTTCAATTTCGATCTCCAGAACCCTGTAGGAATTCTGCTTATCCTGTGTAAGCGCCAAATGGCCCAAATCATGTTAATTTGCCATGATTAAGTGCTAAATGAGGTTAGAATACATAGTGATTAACAATAGTTAAGTGATAAACCTGATGTAAAAGACACAACTCAAGTACTTGACTGTTTGGTTCATACACTGGGTGCAAAGAAGTATTTTTCCAGTCAACTTGCCTCAATTTCAACGGGAAAACATGG is a window of Lycium ferocissimum isolate CSIRO_LF1 chromosome 12, AGI_CSIRO_Lferr_CH_V1, whole genome shotgun sequence DNA encoding:
- the LOC132039465 gene encoding uncharacterized protein LOC132039465 encodes the protein MLHHDLGVIFCHVFPLKLRQVDWKNTSLHPVYEPNSQVLELCLLHQDKQNSYRVLEIEIEALMKLDSITKAIMEKHAEFLLDYDPPEEHEEVKSICKFKRLAEVERECKPILSVSSKMKLGNDKIYGISKDLSFQNGDWVQEAGSVPLMPFDESDMPKNFSGSTLKLASSFWLMGMDFDRQADDVLGICGILSMAITRNRTLSDIPQRWSPWFHTSHGYSDSTIVFEGLYVEEAKGGDRLMCLLGTSVSPFSESSVDPYELSSKYSCKKSFEHSFMKDDRIVLVLRYPQIFSLTSRAILGEMRSLNKKSDPKYFDKVQISSQLSYDLKYHFVSEQLASRACNPYSCHELPDNNRIRVHKASEFCKVLKKFGSETFDVDSNLGPFVRDWETEGKKAMSKKFKLLITDLHCLPETNSPKTAQISAVFRALSPSEDRLYSGARTGLSGMTISAEGTWSSSTGKLCMVGCIGLENDANGCDSRICLYLPGTFSITQRNILTGTISSIKETYVPLRFKKELRPLDIWNRKIIHRFAGIEDDRNLTLLSSLSDELSFQVKALPHAMWNKLSPKRL